Sequence from the Periplaneta americana isolate PAMFEO1 chromosome 5, P.americana_PAMFEO1_priV1, whole genome shotgun sequence genome:
ccgttactccacaggtgtggacgcaataATAATTGACCAAATACGTAACACTTGATCATTTCTTGCTAATGAGGTTGGCGACCATGTTTGAAATCAGCTGGTTGTCTATCTCTCTAGATAAAGAAAACGAAGAAGAGAGCAGGTGGCCAGAGAGTTGGATacattattttcaagaaaataccAGTATGCACAATGTTGCTTTATTCCCACACATAAAGTTTTTTGACTTCGTGAATCATTTTTGCTCATTCTTAAAAAAACCAGTCACATGAAGACGCGAAAAGTttgcaaaatatataatattcgtttacacagaatgtatcaactgctTTCAAATATTTGAGGAATAGGCCTAATCTAGCAACTTGTGGTCTATATTTACATTAATGAAATGTGTGTTTAGTAATAATGTCTCAAAATCAGATTTACCTTGCTCCATATACTGTCCCCGTAAAAAAAGAAAACTCTTAAGTATAGTCGACTTCCAATAATTCGCGGTAATTAATGCGCGAACTTTCGCGAAATATGAAAATCACGAATTATTCGCAAAACTttgaattattattcaaagtcCAGCAAAAGTTACTCTGAGAGGTTTATTCCGGTATTATTAAAATGCACTTCAAAATCAAGTGCAAAACGTGAAACagtgcaaaacattttgaaatatgaCATTATACAGTAGCTACTTCAGTGGGATAGAATCTTAAAACAAGAAACACAAGTTTTACAAAAGATTGTAAGACTTATTAACAAAtataatgtctttttttttcttcttcttctttgaggATTGTTAGCCTTTTATATTTCAGCTTACGACCACTCAATTTTGAAAGCATACCATCACAAACACTATTACTTTGAAATTCTAACGGCATGCAAACTTTTCAAATTGAAAAGACCCACAGAATAGGAACAACTTAACCGTCACCTTTCTCAGCTGATAGACTCTCGGCCCAGGCCCATATGGTATGAGTCGAAAGATGTTGCAATGGGGAGGAAGAGAAAAGAGGAGGGAGACAGTGGATATGACGTTATTTCTcccttctccccccccccccccgaaaaaaaaaaaaaaagattgcgaATTATTGATGAAATAGTTCTTACAATACTGTAAAGTCAACAGTCATGGAACACACAAAGTGATTTCATTGGAAATGAAAGTATGTAagctacaataaaaatttaatgtaattatggaATGTGACTTACattatatgaataaaaaattaaaaaattttcatattcttacAACAAATAActaagaacaaagaaacaaaattttcaaacatttaggAAAAATCATTcaagtacagaggtgtgaaaattattagaataatcttaattttaaaggttttttaatagttccttcacaaatattcattgaattgatgaatattggtatataatattactatactgatgtagggtATATTTACTattaacaatgccggaaagcattgttgtacattggtatttttcttattttactattgttatgggaattcagaaattattatattatgttggcggaattggaaacataaaaaattaattaagaaatgctttaaacaaattgttctttgcgttgttgtgaaggttcaaatgaacgtatacatctgttttgtgcttataattttttatgtttccaattccgccaacataatataataatttctgaattcccataacaattgtaaaataagaaaaataccaatgtacaacaatgctttccggcattgttagtagtaaatatatcctacatcagtatagtaatatataccaatattcatcaattcaattaatatttgtgaaggaactattaaaaaacctttaaaattaagattattctaataattttcacacctctgtagttcACAGAGATGTCCAAGTGACAACCTAAATTCAGTAATTGACTaagttaacaaaattaaattaaatactgcAAAAAATGTAGTCCACAAATATAAATGTGTACTGCCATAATGTTAAGGATGTTAAGAAGTactactgtaattttttttaaatcagtaactagccaccagcatagctcagtcggctaaggcacttgcctgccgatcctgaATTGTGTTCGgacacaggttcgattcccgcttgggctgattacctggttcggttttttccgaggtttccccaactgtaaggcaaatgtcaggtaatatatggcgaatccttggcctcatctcgccaaatatcatctatcaccaattccatcaatgctaaataacctcgtagtacttgatacagtgtcgttaaataacgaagtaaaaaatcaATAACTGACAACACAGTAGGCCCACAGATTATTTTTAGTTATCTTAAAATGTGTTCTTTGTTACTATTTGGTCACTTATTGACTGAGACTTTTCAACTGGTGATGAGGGACTTCCGAGGGATTCTTTTATGATTGTCTTGCTGAACACATGTTGGCCTGCATACAGTTAGAGGTGCTGCTTAGCAGTAAGGTTTTAAATTAAGcataaatgccatttgtaagtaagtatattgtaCTTTCATCATTTTGCAAGTTTATAATAACCACTTTAAAACAAAAAGACTATAGATAGCTGTGGATATTAACCTTTAGTAACACAGTAGTTTCATTTTTCTGCGAAACATAAAATGATTCTCTGGTACATTTTAGACCTGTAACTTGCAAGAATAACCTTAGTGCCACTGCTGAATGGAAGTCACATTAATGAATTGGGCTTCACTAGGTGTCTGATATAATGTGCAAAGCATCTGATGTCAACATAACAGTTGCTTTAGCTTTAGTGGGAACTCTTCCCAATATATGAATGCTTGGCATCACATGTTACACGACTAGTTtgactgtaggcctaattcatatttccaatgacagaatttcaattatttgtatttatacaaATAAACTGCTACCGGTACTTGTATACGATGATCAAATTCTTCTgtgaataaggatatatttttattactttatttcaaacttgggaaaatataatatatagtattttcatatttatcacaaaggaagattttaaattaagaacagtttaaaaaaataaatttaacaacatGAAGACATATACACTTAGTCCATTCACAATTAAATTAACCATAGCCCTAAATATAAGGatgtaaattattaggcctataatcttTCACCATTAACAACGATGAAAATAACGTAAACCTGTTGTGAAAGATTAGATTTGATCGGATCCAGTTACTTTCATCTTCTGATGGTGTACAGCCTCCTACATTACAACAACATATCGTTAAAGTTTTCTGACTTGTGCATGATTGGTTAACTAGATGGTTACTAGGTGCAAAAGCTTGGAGTTATGTTGTGCTTAAGGTTAATTGCCAATGTGAATGAAACTATACCTCAGACCTTGCTTTATTGTATGGTGGGTGTGCCACATGATTATCTGCACACGATCTCAATTCAATAAAATCTTCCATTAAGGCAGATCTCTCACAACCGTAAGGGCCCTGGAAAGCTTGAGCCCTCTTCCCTCTACCACACTTCCGAGTATTGGCCCCATTATTTACAATTGACAGGGATAGCAATACACACAGTCCTATTGCACAAGAAACGTTAACATACATCTTACTAAGGTTTCTTATTAAATATTGTCAATTGATATATTTATTCTAAATGCTGACGCTGGATTGGCAAGGGCTAAGCGAATCCTATTCTCGAACTTCTCTCGGATGTACGAGAAGTCCATGACATTGCGAGGCTTTGCCTCGATCCAGAATCTGTCAAACTCATAGAACAAGTAGCAATAAAATTGGTGGAACACTCTGACGGTGGGCACACCTCGCGAAGTGTTGTACACGTGCGTCTTGGCGGAGCCGTCCTTAAGCATGTGGTACGCCATGCTAGTGAGATTGATGCCCACGATGGCGAACTCGTATCCGTACTGCGGGTGGTGTGAGTGTGAGAGCACGTGGCTTGCGGGACCCGGGTATTCTCTCGCGAAGTACACAAGGTTTTCCAGGCCCAGCATCCCCATACCCCTGAAGTCCGTCTTGGGGTCGTCGCCTTGGAAGCCTATATCCTGCCATTGTTTGGTCACTCTGGTCTCCAGCTCCGTTGACGGCATCAACAGCTCCCAGAGTGTCAGTAACTTGTTCTCGTGGTCTTCGTTCTTTGCGTCATATTGAGTGGTGCGCAATGTTTCGATTTCCTGGACCAACTGTCGGTATCCCCAAATATGTTCCACGCACTTCGCGAACGATCTTCCGAACTGAGGATGAATTCGCGGATTGATTCTTTTTACTCGCAACACAGTGTGTACAGCGTATTGAATCACATTATCTCGGTTCGTTCCAGTAAACTTTCTACCATCACTGATTCTGTCCAAAAACACAACAAGATTCTTTATATCGGGAGATCTCGACAGGAGAAGAGAGTTCTCCACACCGAGGGATCTCGGAGCACCGGCCTTCTCACCGTAACACAAACGTTGCAGTTCACACAGTCTCGTTGTCTTTCTCAAAAACCATTTCATCAGAGGCCTCAAGTACCAGCATATAACCGTCAATAAAGAACGAaacatatttaacattttaatgtacCGGTATAAATAAAGAATAGTTACAGCCGCAAAAGTAACCTCACTTCTAGCTGTCACAACAGATGAAACACgataatgaacaaaaattaaataagttataaattTATACATTTGCCAACATCGTACAAAATATCACATTTAGTATGTAATTatggatgattattattattacaaataacattaacgATTACCCACTTTACTAATAGTGTTGTTTACGTTATAAATCAATGTTAATTCATGAACTCTTAGAAACCATGTTGTGCAATTTAAGAAAATTTCAATGGCATGTGTTGGCAGTACTGAAGGATTGGAGCAACCAATAGTGTAAATACGTATTTCTCTACTTCGTTTGTTGTTTCTTgtctatataacaataatttattatgacattGTTTGAAATTAATCCAGTTTATATAGAAACGTCCATGTTTAAAAAGgagtaaattataatttttgtatcCACATAACATTTAGAAACTATGGgcaaaatagaagaagaaaacgCTGTTGAAGAAGTGTTGGGTAAGAAGACAGAAAAAGAAGCTGATGAGccaaatataattgaaatttgtTCCCCACCTAACATTTCGGAGAATTTCggaagtaatggtagtagtaagaCTGAAATAATAGAGGCAAAAAACGAACTGAATACGAATGCCAGATTTGAAAAACGAAtacaaaatttgcaaaatatgaTGGCAAAATTGAGAGAAAAGCTGAAACAAGAGAAGGAGTTACTGAGAAAGGAGTTTGATGAgacaaataaattacaaatgaaattgaTTGAACATAATTCTGACATTCTGATTGACCTAAAACCCGACTTCGATACACCTGTTTCGTTGGACTGTGACTTAGATCTGATGTTTAAAAGAAGTTTGTTGTATCttgacaatgaagaaataattccgAATAATGCTACCATACTGGAATACGAGAAAATACTGTCGCAATATAAAGAAGCTCTGGCGGCGTTCCAGGCCAAGAAGCACCAGAATCTGTGGCATCAGATCGCAGTCACGAAGAAGAACGTGATGGAGGTGGAGCAGCTTTGCAGCGAAGAAATAGTGCGGGTGCGCCAGTGCGTATCGCATTTAGAGCCTCTGAACAAGATCGCACCTGAATGGAAGCACCCGAAGCAGAGTCGAAGCCTGAGTTTCACGCACATGTCCTCGAACCTCGACGTCAGCTTCATGCAAGAACGCCACTTCGGCCGCGATGGAGAAATCTCTGGTCCCGACATCAAACACTTCTCTGCTAAAATAAAGGCCAATGTGAACGTTCAGCTAATGCCGTCTGGAGAGGAGACGGATTGCAGAATAATTCCCTATTTGGACAATTCTAGATAATTTGGTGTCAAAGCACAAACTATACTGAATACGgtatatatataaacaagcaTGTCAGTGGACTAAAATTAAATGGTGTGTGTCTTCATTTCAAATTCGATAATCcttcttgtaattttttatttgaaatattgcaAAAGTTTTTATCTTGCAGGTTACACTCCAACATGCAAAGTAAGGAAAATGTATTTCCAAAACTGATGTAATTCTCCTATGTGTTACTAGTAAATGTTAGCATCTATTTTCAAATTGAATGCATGAAAAAAGCAAGCCTacctgtaaaataaaattaaacaaatcagTTATAATTGAATAACCAagctatataataaaattacattcattAAAAAGTACTTAAAAGTTATTCTTCATTAtgcttttttttcttcattatcaggcagtaggcctacatctcacttgataatatatgtgtcagagaaagaacaatttgttGCATACCTCTTAAATCTGATTAGTGAACGTGTTACTAACAATCAGAGATGTCcagcctgtggagtaacggttagcgcatctggccgtgaaacgagcaggtccgagttcaaatcctggttgagacaagttacctggttcgagtttttttccagggttttccatcaaccaaatgaaacagaattgctgggtaacttccggtgctggacctcggactcatttcgccataattaattcacatatcattcaCGCAATAGAtcaggttaagttcacagtgcgacgtgctgtacttgtacaagagcgcggccgttcggctacccaaccattcacagaataggactTGTAAGttcaataagcctcaggctgcagtgcaagccttcctGTCCCTTCTCCGTATAAGGTAAAAAAATAGCGAcgtatgcactggaaggagaaAGAAACTAGTCACCCTAacccagcggtggcgaaaatgtaatcgtgcgccgagccactgtgtaaccttcaacgtgcatagcacctatggagggaggcggacacccgaagggaaagtgaagcaactgtctgacttattaacggattttcattttccttacgtcaagcacttaaatataattttatacagtacaaggctacaaactaatgtttagtacgtgtaaagaagaaagaaatgaacaatatcacaacctaaaattaactgtcttcagaatgtctctgcgacaaagtttcaaaatcaggaattatgtcacttactgccagtcgtagttaatcacgaaggtatttgtctgtcagtcgtgatctaaatttggtttttactattttaattgttgaaaataatttttcacaaacgtaagttgtagcgaacatggcttcaacagagcaaatgaaagaacgaagcttcggatatttattttttggcaaagatttgaaagttcaacatttgtcaagtccttacaatTAGCTTTCAtgtgacatcacatagtaaatcagtaagttcaaattgaagagctaaccgcattattcgtacatctgctgaaaaagggtcgacgtacagagatgttgttgttgatgatgatgatgatgatgatgatgatgatgatgatgatgatgatgatgatgatgatgatgataacaataacacttaaccttttaatgtttcatcagtaacatgtagtataatgccgttttatgttatacaaccgttttccttataatacttgtgaacaaatcatacatttaatattttcatcatattgacagcaaaaaatgcgtcctcccattctacttggaactttcgtacatggtttcgagagagacatatgcaactcgcaggtcagagacaaatacaaatggaacggagtttgactccagtgagcgagagggtgggggttggcggaggttagaagcaagtgaaatatacagctatcactgcgagtaATGTCTCGCGAGTAatgttctcgccacggctgcctaaCCTATTATGTCCAGGCTTAGTTCTCTAGAATGATACCgtattggtgtcacttaagaggttcaaacctgtctttggacagttgactaaacaactagatttaaaataaataggcctacttactcaGGCGCCCAAGGGGAGGGGCTAAGGGTGCTCAAGTCTCCCAAATTGAAAAAGGGGGGACAGGAAAGAAGAAAGACATGTTTGTACCTATAATGGAAAATGTGTGAtctttgaaacatttatttttaaacagatcTGTATGTGAATGAGCTTTCTACAACACACTTTTCTTTTTAAGAAGTTCAACCTTTCGATAATGTTCGAAGTTCAGTAACTTCCATTCGGAGCATGTCTCCATCATTTAATAGCAAAAACGGCAGTctccaaaatttaaatttaagtttCACGTATACCGTGCGATATATTGGCCTGTATCTCTGTATTTAGGTTTAAAATATCAATTGTCAGAAAAGGATCAGAAAAAGTATCCACAGAACAGTTTTTGGCTGATATCTCAAAACATATAAAAGTGGAGATTGACGGGTTTGGTATTATAGAACCTCATAAGCTGATCAGTACTgatattaaatgttaaaaatatatatttgtcttGATCAGTAATAATCTACTATAAAAGCAATTTCAATTGTGTGGGGCAGAAGAAAGATTGTATATCATGATTGTTGTATAATCTGTCACTTCCACAAATTAATAATGCTTGCGCAGCTGCTGCTCATAATGTCATTTTttcatgtattattttataattgaagggAGTTTAAAACAGATCTCTCATAACTACAAGCTAATTCCTTCCTCCCTGACAATCAGTTCAAATGAATAGTTGTGTATTTCATATCACTATTATTTGTAGCTGTAGTGTTCAATCATTTGTCAATTTTATGCACCAtattagtgtatatatatatatatatatatattcattcattcatttattttattccatagatcttacatgagcaatgaagctttaagatgtggaacatgtcaacattttacaatattacaattacaattttttcaaatttttatagttttacaatttagtaattttctacaatttttacaattttgtacaattttttttacattttggcgagatgtagtgagatgagatgaggtccgaggattcgccaaaatattacccggcatttgccttttcggtgggggaaacctcggaaaaacccaaccaggtaatcaaatcgaaggggttgatgccaaggactcgccatagaccatccggcttcagtcccacggctggggaaaacctccgaagaaaccaaagtccaaagggggatccaacccaagcccgaacgcagctccggatcagcatatatatataatcaggcTATTTATTGTTTTGCTAATGTGTATTAGTTTTAGAACTATTTCtagttttaattttttctgaCGTGTCCAACATCATTCTGTATGATTCTTAGGACGAAataaaacacatacatacatacatacatacatacatacatacatacatacatacatacatacatacatacatacatacatacatacatacgtatctCTTGCCTTGCATacaggatatttattttttgttcgttGGTACTCCTACATTCTACTCGAATCGAATATTATAAGAACGATAAATcggagggagaaaaaaaaagtgtgactGAAAACAATTGCGTACACCTTTCCGTAAGTTGATTGCAAGTTCTCAGGTTGAGTTAACATTGACGTGGAGTAAATTGTGTGGTTTGTGTAGTGCAGTGTAGTGTTTAGCGGCCCCATCGCCAGCAAggtggaaaaataataatactaatagataCATATACTTAGCCATAGCAGTAAATATGTTCCAAAATCTCTTTGACGATGTGAAAAGAATGAATAAACGCCAGGTATTTAACTTCTGCCTTCGTTTAATTGTACATATGGGTGATTTTCTTGGAGCGTTAACTTCAGGTTATAAATTACATAGAAATAATCTGAAATGGAATGtttggtttgtttattttttttcagttccTTTACCAGGTTCTGAGCTTTGGTATGATAGTTTCTTCAGCGTTGATGATATGGAAGGGCCTTATGGTTGTAACAGGCAGTGAGAGTCCAATTGTTGTTGTACTTAGGTTAGTATGTTTCAGTGCAGTCTACATCCACATTTTATTCATAGTAGAAGTGAGTACTCTAGGTTGTAGTTCCTTATCCTTACTAGATATAAAAAATTCTGTTTAGTATTTCATTATACATGCACACATCAGACACTAATAATTAGTGGTAGCTTGCTTTTCCATACGGAATTGTTTGGTTATGTGTACAGTGGCAGTATGGAGCCAGCATTTCACCGCGGAGATCTACTGTTCCTCACCAACTATAAGGAAGAACCAGTCAGAGTTGGAGAGATTGTGGTGTTCAAAGTGGAAGGACGAGACATCCCCATTGTGCACCGCGTCCTTAAACTGCATGAAAAGTAAGTGGGTCCATTGCGGTGATCCTAGAAGCAAGTCGAGCAAGTTGTTGAGTGAAATAAGGTTGTGGTGCATTAGCCTAGGTTCGTATAGAGAGGTTTGACTGTCATTGTTGTACTCCATGTCATGTACAGTATGTAAGTTTCGCACGTCGTTTGTGGTTTACCGAATCTCATATTCGTCGTACGCAAAGAGATGGGAAACCTGTCAACTGTATATTGAACCAAGTTAACATGATTCCTTGAATTTCGTGGCCAACACCTGAGGTGAGAGGCCTGTTTCGTATAATATTTCTCTTATTATTCGGTGAGTAT
This genomic interval carries:
- the LOC138699564 gene encoding ELMO domain-containing protein 2, coding for MYKFITYLIFVHYRVSSVVTARSEVTFAAVTILYLYRYIKMLNMFRSLLTVICWYLRPLMKWFLRKTTRLCELQRLCYGEKAGAPRSLGVENSLLLSRSPDIKNLVVFLDRISDGRKFTGTNRDNVIQYAVHTVLRVKRINPRIHPQFGRSFAKCVEHIWGYRQLVQEIETLRTTQYDAKNEDHENKLLTLWELLMPSTELETRVTKQWQDIGFQGDDPKTDFRGMGMLGLENLVYFAREYPGPASHVLSHSHHPQYGYEFAIVGINLTSMAYHMLKDGSAKTHVYNTSRGVPTVRVFHQFYCYLFYEFDRFWIEAKPRNVMDFSYIREKFENRIRLALANPASAFRINISIDNI
- the twr gene encoding signal peptidase complex catalytic subunit SEC11A, encoding MFQNLFDDVKRMNKRQFLYQVLSFGMIVSSALMIWKGLMVVTGSESPIVVVLSGSMEPAFHRGDLLFLTNYKEEPVRVGEIVVFKVEGRDIPIVHRVLKLHEKVNGTVKFLTKGDNNSVDDRGLYAPGQLWLTKKDVVGRARGFLPYVGMVTIYMNEYPKFKYAVLACLGLYVLVHRE